From the genome of Clostridium sp. BNL1100, one region includes:
- a CDS encoding HK97 gp10 family phage protein codes for MSDLEAQLAAVLSEYSTEVTQEVKKTCKDVSKEMTEAIRQDSKNLFDGTGKYAKGWRSKVEYEDRDNIRLTTYNATEYQLTHLLEFGHAKTGGGRVEGRLHISTNEEKAKKELVERLERAVQK; via the coding sequence ATGAGCGACCTGGAAGCACAATTGGCAGCAGTATTGTCTGAGTATTCTACAGAGGTAACTCAGGAGGTAAAAAAGACCTGCAAGGATGTAAGCAAGGAAATGACCGAGGCAATCAGACAGGATAGTAAAAACCTATTTGATGGTACGGGGAAATATGCTAAAGGTTGGCGGTCAAAGGTGGAATACGAAGACAGAGACAATATCCGGCTGACCACTTACAATGCAACAGAATATCAGCTGACACACCTACTGGAATTCGGCCACGCTAAAACAGGCGGCGGAAGGGTAGAAGGCAGGCTTCATATTTCTACTAATGAAGAAAAGGCGAAGAAAGAACTTGTTGAACGGCTTGAAAGGGCGGTGCAAAAATGA